The DNA region TTTGGGATCCTGGCGGTTGCCGTGGCTCTAGTGGCCCTGTTCGTGGGGTCCGCCATGGCGGGGGAGATCAAGATTGGCTACCTGGCGGCCCTCACGGGGGACTATGCGGGTTACGGCCAGACGGAGCTTAGGGCGGCCCAGCTGGCGGTGGAGGAGATCAACGCCAAGGGTGGGGTCCTGGGGAACAAGCTGGTCCTGGTCCCCTATGACTGGCGCACCAGGGCGGAGGACGCGGTCAACGCGGTGCGCCGCATGATCGATCAGGACAAGGTGGTGGCCATAATAGGGGCCAACGCCTCCGGGGCCAACATAGCCACCGCTCCCATCGTCAACAAGGCGAAGGTCCCCCAGATAGGTACCGTCTCCACCAACCCCCTGGTCACCGTGGATGAGAAGGGCAAGGTTCGCCCCTACTCCTTCCGAATCTGCTTCACCGATCCCTACCAGGGGAAGGTTCTGGCCAACCTGGCGGCGGTGAAGCTGGGCAAGAAGAAGGGCGCCATGCTCTACGATGTGGCCTCCGACTACTCCCAGGGGCTCAGGGAGTTCTGCATCAAGGAGTTCGAGAAGCTGGGCGGCAAGATAGTGGCTGACGAGGCCTACAAGGGCACCGACACAGACTTCAGGGCCCAGCTCACCAACGTTCGCAACTCCGGCGCCGACGTGCTCTTCCTGCCCGGCATGGGCAAGGACATGGCCCTCATTATCAAGCAGGCCCGGGAGCTGGGGATGAAGGACCTGGTCATAATGGGCGGCGACGGATACGCGGACTTCATGTACGAGATAGCCGGTAACGCCCTGGTTGGGACCTACTGGGTGAACCACACCTCCCTGGAGGACCCGGGGATGCAGCCATTCTTCAAGGCTTACAAGGAGAAGTATAAGGACGAGTGCAAGGAGTTCGTTAACGGCGTTCTAGCCTACGACTCGGTCTACTGGCTGGCGGACGCCATAAAGCGGGCCGGCAAGGTGGACGGCACCGCCATAGCCCAGGCGCTGGAGAAGACCAAGGACCTGAAGCTCCACCACGCGGTCCTCTCCATAAATCCTAAGGATCACAACCCCCTCAACAAGACGGCGGTCATCCTCCGGGTCGAGAAGGACGGGAAGGCTCACTTCTTCACCAGGATACAGCCCAAGTAGGCATCCATACGGCTCCGATTTGACGGGGCGTGAAAGGGGTGCTAAAATCTCCTCCGTTCGGGGCGTAGCGCAGTCTGGTTAGCGCGCTTGGTTCGGGACCAAGAGGTCGGAAGTTCAAATCTTCTCGCCCCGACCATGAGATCGCAAGGGGGCCCAGTGGGCCCCCTTTTCTCGTATGGTTTGGGGCAGCACGAGTTGACTATAGATGACTTTGCGTTTAGAATCTGGTTTGAACGGAGGTGTTAGGGTGGGGGAAGACAGGGTAGTGGCCCAGAACCGGAAGGCTCGCCACGACTACTTCATCCTGGACACCTTGGAGGTGGGGATGGTCCTCACCGGCACGGAGATAAAGTCCTTGCGGGAGGGTAGGGTTAACCTAAAGGACGGTTACGCCACCGTCAAGGACGGGGAGCTCTGGTTGTTGGGGGTGCACATAGCCCCCTACGAGAAGGGGAGCTACTACAACGTGGATCCCGAGCGTCCAAGGAAGCTTCTGGCCTCCAAGGGGGAGATACTCAAGCTCTCCCAGCGGATAAGGGAGAAGGGGCTTACCCTAGTTCCCCTTAAGATATACATAAAGGGCAACCGTTGGGCCAAGGTGGAGCTGGGGATAGCCAAGGGTAAGGCACTTCATGACAAGAGGGACGCGTTGGCGGAGAAGCAGGCCAAGAGGGAGATGGAGCGAGCCATCAAATCTCGATGATTCGGTTTTAGAGGGGGCGACAGGTTTCGACGGCAACAGGAGGGTTTAGGAGAGCGGGCCGAGGTTGGGACTTCCTCGTTAATCTGGGTCCCGAAAAGAAAAACGCCAACGATAACTACGCTCTGGCTGCTTAGTTAGCGGCCACGCTCCTTGGGATCGCGCCGCCGGATCTCAAGAGGGCGTCACTTAGGCGGCTGGATGGGTGGTTTAGCCTTTCGGTCACCTGTCGAGACTCTAGGAAGGCCCGGGTAAGGGGATCCCGCCCGTGGGAGCCTCTGGCCTTAAACTAAAACGCGGGATACGCCCGTAGCGCTTCTAGGCTGGCCGTTGTCGGACGGGGGTTCGATTCCCCCCGCCTCCACCATTGAGTAAAAACTTAGTTTAAAACGAGGGGGGACGCCGTTGGGCATCCCCCCGTTTTATATCCTCCAGCCTAGGCTCAGCTCCTGCCCATCCCGTTCAGCTGGGCCACTATACCTGCAAGCCAGGAGAGCTGCTGGTTCATCCTGGATATGGTCTTCTCCATGGCCACGAACTGGTTGTAGTAAGACTGCTGCATTATCTTCAGTCGTACCTCGAAGTCCGATATCCTCTTGTCTATGGTCTTTATCTGGTCGTCTATGGACTTTATCCGGCCGGATATGCGACCCTTGACTACCGCCTCGTTGCCCACGCTGACCTGGGTTGAGTCCACCATGTTGCCCAGGAAGTCGTCCAGCTTGGACATCATGGAGGACATGAGGTTAGCCATCCCGTCGTTGTCGCTCCCCATCCTGTTCATGAAGGTTTGAACGTCGAACTCCAGCTTTCCGCTCTTCCCGTAGTTGGCCTTCTCGGTGGTTATTCCCCCGTAGGATATGGAGCTCCTCGAGTTGTCCTGAGAGAGCCCCAGGTTCGTTAGGTTGCCCGTGGTGGCTATGGATACCTTCCCGGAGTGGTAGGTGTAGGCCACGTTGTAGCTCCCGGTGGGCCTCCTACCCCCATCCAGCCAGACAACCCGGCTCTCCAGGGCCCCGTTCGAGTTCTCCACCGTCTGGATGGTGTAGTCCACGTTCTCCGCGTAGGTGGTGGAGCCGCTCCTTATCACCATCTTGCCCGATATTGGTGGGTTGAAGTTGGGGGTGTAGGGGAGCCGGTCCCAGTTGGACGAGGTGTTCCGGGTGATGGTGTCCGACACGGTCATCGCCCCGGTGTTCTTGGACTTGGACCTGACCACCAATCGGCCGTTCTCGATGGAGACGTCCAATGGGACCGTGGACCCCTTGGCGGATCCGCCGCTACCGGCGGTCATGTCCGTCAGGTTGGTCAGCTTGGTCTTTATGGTCTCCAGGGAGTCCGAGGGGGACACGGTGATCTTGGCCCTCATGCCCTCAACGTCAATCACCATTTCCCCCGACAGGTTGAGGGGTGACGTGGTTGAAAGGTAGCCCCGGGAAGTGTACGCATTTGGAAGGTTGGAGAGGGGATAGGAGAACATCTGCCTCATCTGGTCCTTTATCTGCCAGAGGAGCGAGTCCCCGTGGAGCAGCCCGAACTTCTTGTAGAAGTCATCGTTCTTGTTGGAGCTAGAGCTATTCTGGGTCTTGCTCTCCTCCGACAGGCGGATGTTTATCCAGTCCATCACGTCGTTGTAGGCGGTGACGAAGTTCTGTAGCCCCTCCACCGCCTTCTTGGCGTCAACGGTGACGTCCATCTTGACGGTCCCGGTCCCCACCAGGTTCAGCTTCACCCCGGCGATCAGGTCCTCGATGGTGTTGCTGTCCTGCTCTATCTGCTGGCCGTCCACCTCCAGGATGGCTTTCTGGGCCGCCACGTGCCTCGAAGGGTCCATGAGGCCCAATCCGGTGCCCGCCAGACGGTTCCCGGACACCAAGGTCCCCGACACGTCCTCCAGGTAGAAGGGGTTGTTGTTCGAATAGTAGAGGTACTTGACGGTGTAATCGGTCCCGTCCGCCGGCTTTGACGAGGATGTCCACGTTACGGTCCCGGTGGAGGAGTCGTAGGTGAAGTGCTGTCCCTCCACGTAGGTGGTGCTACCTTGATTTATGATGATGACTGATGGCCTCGGGGCTCCGATGGATAGGGTGTCGCTGGCCCCCGTTCCCCTGGTCACCGTCTCGGTGTCCTGGGAGTAGGTGACGGTGAACTCCGCCCCCTGCGCGGGCTTGTTGGAGCCCAGCCAAGTTATGGATCCCTTTGTGGGATCGTAGGAGAAGTCGGTCCCCGCGGTGTAGGTAACCGAGCCGGACTTGACGGTAACCGAGCTTGGGTACCAGCCGTTCGCCTCCCTGGGTAGGTAGACCACGTCGGAGCTACCCATGGTGAAGTTCTCGGAGGCCTTGGGCCCCGAGGTCCCAAGGCCTGTGGAAGAGCTCTCCAGGACTATCCGGTTGTCCAATATCTTGCTGGTGATGGCCAGCGGCTTACCGGAGCTGTCCAGTGCCTTCTGGATCTTGTAGTTTATCTCCCTGAGGGAGTCGGAGTTGTTGACCGTAACCTCCGCCCACTGCTGCCCCACGTATATCCTGAAGGTACCAGACAGGTTCAACGCCTCGCTCACGCTGTCGAACCTGTCGGAGGTCCTGCGCTCCGCCTTGGCTATCTGGTTCACCTTCAACGTCCACTGGTTTATGGCGGCGGAGGTGTCCGCCGTGGCGGTTAGGATGGAGTCGGCGGACTTGCCCGCCTCCAGGCTCACCAGCTCCGCCTGTTTCTTGTTGTAGGTGGACGCCAGCTTGAGGGACGTTATGCTGCTCCTAAGCTGCTTCATGCTGGCGGAGAGCTCTTCGTAGAGCCCCTTCTTGAGCTCCAGCTTGTCCTTCTGCTCCTCCCAGATCTTCTCCGGCTTCCGGGCGTTCTCCATTATCTTGTCCAGCATGGTCCCCCAGTCTATCTGGGAACCTACGCCGGTGAACTGAAACAGGGGATCCCCCATGGGCGGAACCTCCCTCCAGGTTTATTTGCATTTAGGACCCAACAGCCCTGCTCAAGGATGTTTTCGGAACCGTGGCCGCCCCCCTTTAGGGGGCGGCCTAAACTGACGAGGGACGGCCCATTGAGCCATCCCCCGTTTGCTGCCTAGCTCTGATCTACCTTCCGTCGGCCCTCCCGTCGGTCCACGCGGTCCTGCCGAAGCAACCGGGTCTCGTGGCCAATGGTACCTCGGTCCACCCCCAGGGGGTCACCACCACCGCCCTTATGTCTATCCCCTGATCCCTTAGGACCTTGATGTGCTCCAGGTAGGCGCAGACCTCGGCGGTGATCCAACTGTCGGTGACCAGCCATATGCGGGAGCAACGGCCCCTGCTGAAGATGGCCCCGTGGTCTATGGCCATCCGAAGGGCGTTCTCGAAATCAATGTACCCCACCCCCAGGACCACCGCCTCCCGGTGCCCCTTTAGCTCCCCGTTGGAGGGCATCAGATCCGCGAAGGCCTCGACCCAGGAGATCTGGGGGAGAAGGGCCTCCCCTTCGTAGTCCCCGTTGCCCCAGTATAGTTCATCGATGAACGTGGGATACTTCTTCTCCGCCAGGTAAGTAAGCCACTGCTGGATCTGCTGTAGAAGCTTTTCCAGGTAGCCGGGATAACCGTCCATGGCGCTCAGTATCTGACCCACCGTGACCGGCTTGTCCGGAAGGTCATCGGGGTGTAGCCTGTTCATTTGATATCACCTCCCACCCCTTCTTATCGCTCAAAGCATAGCACAGCCTCCAAATTAAGCATATACTTCTACCACATCCCAGCCATTTTATGAAGGGGGGAGGAGCCACGCCAACGTCATCGATCTACCCCGGGAACTTCTTGCGCTTTCTTGGTACCTCCGGCGCGAGGTTCTGTACCATGCATCAGATCAGGTCCAGCGGGGGGATCTTCTTCCGATACGGAGGGTTCGCAGGGGTCCTGGACCCTGGGCCGGGTAGCCTGCATCAGATATGCAGGGCCGTTCCCGAGCTGGATCCCACCGAGCTGGATGGGGTGATAATATCCCACCGGCACTTGGACCACTGCGGCGATGCCAACGCGGTGGTGGAGGCCATGGTGGGGGGCGGCTTCAACGAGAGGGGGAGCATTTTCTTACCAAAGGACGCCCTCTCCGACGAGCCGGTGGTATTCGGGTACCTGCGACGAAAGGTTGGAAGGCGGGTGCTGCTCGAGGATGGGGGCTCTTACCCCCTGGGAGAGGGACAGACCCTTAGGGCCCTGGGGCTTAAGCATCACGGGGTGACGACCTTCGGCTTCGTCCTCTCCGGCCGGGGTTTGAGGTCCGTTGGGATAGTCAGCGATACCTCCCTGGTCCCACAGGTTTTCCAGATAGCCAGAAGCTGTCAGGTTATGGTTGTCAACGTGACGCTGGAGAGGCGGAGGCCAAACCTGGATCACCTGTCCTTGGAGGACTTGAAGGAGCTGCTGAGTGAGATCCCGGTCCCCCTGGTGCTCCTGACCCATATGGGGCGAGGGGTGCTTAGGCTGGGACCCGATGCGGTGGCGTCCATGTTCAACCATCTAAGCTCCCGGGTGATCTGCGGGGAGGATGGAATGGTGGTAGACCTGGACTCCCTGGAGGTGGCCATGATGGATCCCCGGGAGCCTAGGGAGGGGAGCCACTCTTGGAACCAGCGGTTTCAGGACTTGTGATGGACTAAAGGGGGTTGTGACCGTGACGGTTGATAAGGTGAGGGCCCTGGAGATCCATCGAAGGGCCAAGGGCAAGATAAAGATCTACCCCACTGTGAACATAAGGAACCAGGAGGACCTGGCACTGGCCTACGTGCCCGGGAGCGTCCACCCCGCCATGGCCATAGCGGAGGACCCCTCCTGCAGCTTCGATTACACCGGCAGGGGAAACCGGGTGGCGGTGGTGACCGATGGGTCCGCCGTTTTAGGATTGGGGGACGTGGGACCCGCGGCAGCCCTGCCGGTCATGGAGGGGAAGTGCCTCCTTTTCAAGCTCTTCGGCGACATCAACGCCTTCCCGATGTGCCTGGACACGAACGATCCCGATGAGGTGGTCCATTGCGTTAGGCTGATGGCTCCCACCCTAGGGGGGGTCAACGTGGAGGACATATCCAGCCCCAACACCTTCACCGTGGTGAGGAAGTTGAGGTCCACGTTGGACATCCCGGTCCTGTGTGACGATCAACACGGGACCAGCGTCCTCATGTTGGCGGCCCTTAAGAACTCGTTGAAGCTGGTGGAGAAGCGGTTGGAGGACGTGAGGATCGTGATAATAGGCGCCGGTGCCGCCGGGGTTGCCACCGTGGAGCTCCTCCTGGCCGCCGGGGCCAGGAATGTGGTCTGCCTCAATAGCTCCGGCGTCCTTGGGGAGGAGAACCCCAGGATGGACCACATCCAGGCGGAGCTGGCCCAGAGGACCAACCCGGAGGGGATCCGGGGGGGCATCGCCGAGGCCCTCAAGGGGGCGGACGTGATGATAGGCCTCTCCAGGGGGGGATTGGTTAGCCCTAACCACGTGGCCTCCATGTCCAAAGGGGCGGTGGTCTTCGCAATGGCGCTCCCCGATCCGGAGATATCCTACGAGGAGGCCGTATCCGCCGGAGCCGCGGTGGTGGCCACCGGCAGCGTGGAGCACCCGAACCCGCTACTCAACCTCCAGGCCTTCCCAGGGATCATGAGGGGGGCCTTGGACGTCAGAGCCACCGCCATAAGCGATTCGATGCTGATCGCTGCAGCGGATGCGCTGGCATCGGTCACTGAGGACCACGAGCTGTCCCCTCAAAACGTCCTGGCGGATCCGTTCTGCGACGAGACTGCACCCAGGGTGGCGGAGGCGGTGGCCCAGGCGGCAATCCGGGAGGGCCTGGCGTCCAACATTCTGCCCCCCGGCCAGGTCTACAACGAGACCTGGCAGAGGATATACGGGGGCTCCCTGATGAGAATATGAGGATATCTGGAAGTAGAAAGGCGGGGGAGGGGTTACTCCACCAGAACCTTCCCCTCCCCCTTGATGAACCTCCCAACCGTTGCGGCCCTGTGGAAGCCAAGCTCCCACAGCTGACTGAGCACCTCTTTCTCCGACCCCGGGGCCACCGCCAGCAGGAGTCCCCCGGAGGTCTGAGGATCGAATAGGATATCTTGGACCGCCAACGGTACGTTTGGGGACATTAGCACCCGATGCTCCACATGACCCCGGTTAGAATAGGCCCCGGCGGGGACCATCCCCATGGAGGCCATCTGGAACGCCCCATCTATAAACGGTACCTGGTCATGGTGGATCACCAGGTCCAGTTCCCGATGGCTCAGCATGTCCATGCAGTGCCCCAAAAGCCCAAAGCCGGTCACGTCGGTGGCGGCCCGGACGTTCCCAAGCAGGGACCGATCCATCCTACCCGGCACGTTGTTCAGCATCCTCATCCATTGGACAGCCTGATCCAGCCAATCTCCCTCGGCCACCCCCCCCTTGGAGGCGGTGGTTATTATCCCGCTTCCCACAGGCTTGGTGAGGATGAGCGAGTCCCCCTCCCTGGCGCCGGTCACCCGCCAAAGTCCACCTTCATCCACCTCTCCGTAGACGGAGAGGCCGTACTTGGGTTCCTCGTCCTGGACGCTATGCCCCCCCGCAAGGCAGGCCCCGGCCTCCATCACCTTCCTGGCCCCCCCCTCTAGGATCTGGCTCAAAACCTCCAGGGGTTCGCAGGAGGTGGGGAAGGCCACAAGGTTCAGCGCCACCTTGGGTGATCCCCCCATGGCGAAAACGTCGCTTAACGAGTTGGCGGCGGCGATCTCCCCGAACGTCAATGGATCGTCCACTATGGGGGTGATGAAGTCCACGGTTAGTATGGCCAGCCGTCCCTCTCCGATCCTCCACAGGGCCGCGTCCTCCCCGTTGTCCCACCCGGATAGGAGGTTAGGGTCCCTGCGGGAGGGCAACCCCCTCAATATGGTGTCCAGCTCCGCTGGACCTATCTTGGCGGCTCAGCCGCTGGTCTTGGCCCTCTCGGTCAGTCTCATTCCCCTTCACCTCCTTTGATTGGTCTAACGTGCCTCACGTCGCCGGCGGAGAACCTGAGAAGCCCGGTTGAGGTGCGGATCAAAAGGGATCCTTCATCCTCCACGTCTTCCGCCACGCCCTCCAAGGTCCCGGAATCGGATGATACCACGATCCGACGACCCAGGGTGGAGCACCTTCCGCGATAGGAATTTATGAAAGCCTTTCGGTCTTCGCAAAGGATCCCTATGTGGTGTTTGAGGCTCCTCAGGAAGAAGGCCAGAAGATCATGTCTTGCCACCAAGGTGCCCCCCTCCTCCGCGATGGACGTCACGTCTTGGGGGGAGTCTTGGATGGTTGGGGAGCCCTTGATGTTGACACCTATGCCCGCCACTATGTGGTGAACCCGGTCTGCCTCCACAGCCCCCTCGCTGAGCATGCCGCAGAGCTTTCTACCCCCAACTAGGAGGTCGTTGGGCCACTTTATGTCCACCTTGATGCCGCAGCGGGCCTCTATGGCGTCCCCCATGGCCATGGCGCAGGCCAGGTTGACCATCTGGACGTGTCCCGGCAGGATCGGGGGCCTCAAGAGCACCGAGGCGTAAAGCCCCCCCTCCGGCGACTCCCACCTACGGTCCCTCCTTCCCCTTCCCATGGTCTGCCGGTCCGCCACGGCGGTCACTCCCTCCGGATGCCCCTTCTGGGCCAGATCCTTCACCGGATTCTGGGTCGATTCGATCCGTTCGAAGTGGAGGATCGGGTGCCCCAGGGGACAGTCCCACAGGAGCATCTCCGCCCAAGAGGGGGAGAAGCGGTCCTCCCCAGGGGGGCCCTCCAGCACGTACCCCTTGTGGGGGACGGAGGATATGGGTATCCCCTCGTCCCTCAGGATGCCCACCATCTTGGAGATACCCTGCCTTGTCACTCCCAGCTCCCCCGCGATGGCGGAGCTGGGGGTTAGCTTCCCCAGGTTGTCGAAGAGCATCTTCAGAGCCATTACCCGGTTGTCAAGCCTCACGTGTTCGCCCATCCCCTTCTGCTCAGCTCCCCGCCCACCCCTTAGGTGGTATAATCTTGCACCGTCCAATATAGCAACTCTTAGGAGGGGTGTACATGGTCGTTCTCCCGGTGAGCACGGTCATGGGCAACTTGCGTTCGCGGATGTGCGAGCTGCGTGACAGCCTTTGACCTGGAGGGACTGGATCGAAAGATAGGGGAGCTCATGGAGCGGGTCTCCTCCGATGGGTTCTGGGAGAGGGAGGACTCGACGGAAGTGGCCCGGGAACTATCTCAGCTTCAGCAGCGGAGGGAGTCGTTCAGCGCACTGGAGCGGGAGATGGAGGACCTGGAGACCCTGGCGGAGTTGCTTCAGGCCGGGGAGGACGAGGATCTGTCCCGGGAGTTTTACGATAGGGCCGCGGAGATGGAGCGTAGGCTGGAGAGGACCCAGGTGCTGACCCTGTTGGACGAGGAGTACGACAGGTCCGATGCCATAGTGGGGATCCATGCGGGAGCCGGCGGCCTAGACTCCCAAGACTGGGCGGAGATGCTCTATCGCATGTACGTCCGCTGGGCCGAGCGGAACGGCTTCAAGGTCCGGGTCCTGGACGAGCTACCCGATCAGGAGGCGGGGATAAAGAGCGTGACCTTCCAGGTGTCGGGGGAGTACGCCTATGGATACCTCAAAGGTGAAAGAGGGGTCCACCGGCTGGTGAGGATATC from Thermanaerovibrio acidaminovorans DSM 6589 includes:
- a CDS encoding ABC transporter substrate-binding protein; the encoded protein is MRKKFGILAVAVALVALFVGSAMAGEIKIGYLAALTGDYAGYGQTELRAAQLAVEEINAKGGVLGNKLVLVPYDWRTRAEDAVNAVRRMIDQDKVVAIIGANASGANIATAPIVNKAKVPQIGTVSTNPLVTVDEKGKVRPYSFRICFTDPYQGKVLANLAAVKLGKKKGAMLYDVASDYSQGLREFCIKEFEKLGGKIVADEAYKGTDTDFRAQLTNVRNSGADVLFLPGMGKDMALIIKQARELGMKDLVIMGGDGYADFMYEIAGNALVGTYWVNHTSLEDPGMQPFFKAYKEKYKDECKEFVNGVLAYDSVYWLADAIKRAGKVDGTAIAQALEKTKDLKLHHAVLSINPKDHNPLNKTAVILRVEKDGKAHFFTRIQPK
- the smpB gene encoding SsrA-binding protein SmpB; translation: MGEDRVVAQNRKARHDYFILDTLEVGMVLTGTEIKSLREGRVNLKDGYATVKDGELWLLGVHIAPYEKGSYYNVDPERPRKLLASKGEILKLSQRIREKGLTLVPLKIYIKGNRWAKVELGIAKGKALHDKRDALAEKQAKREMERAIKSR
- the fliD gene encoding flagellar filament capping protein FliD — encoded protein: MGDPLFQFTGVGSQIDWGTMLDKIMENARKPEKIWEEQKDKLELKKGLYEELSASMKQLRSSITSLKLASTYNKKQAELVSLEAGKSADSILTATADTSAAINQWTLKVNQIAKAERRTSDRFDSVSEALNLSGTFRIYVGQQWAEVTVNNSDSLREINYKIQKALDSSGKPLAITSKILDNRIVLESSSTGLGTSGPKASENFTMGSSDVVYLPREANGWYPSSVTVKSGSVTYTAGTDFSYDPTKGSITWLGSNKPAQGAEFTVTYSQDTETVTRGTGASDTLSIGAPRPSVIIINQGSTTYVEGQHFTYDSSTGTVTWTSSSKPADGTDYTVKYLYYSNNNPFYLEDVSGTLVSGNRLAGTGLGLMDPSRHVAAQKAILEVDGQQIEQDSNTIEDLIAGVKLNLVGTGTVKMDVTVDAKKAVEGLQNFVTAYNDVMDWINIRLSEESKTQNSSSSNKNDDFYKKFGLLHGDSLLWQIKDQMRQMFSYPLSNLPNAYTSRGYLSTTSPLNLSGEMVIDVEGMRAKITVSPSDSLETIKTKLTNLTDMTAGSGGSAKGSTVPLDVSIENGRLVVRSKSKNTGAMTVSDTITRNTSSNWDRLPYTPNFNPPISGKMVIRSGSTTYAENVDYTIQTVENSNGALESRVVWLDGGRRPTGSYNVAYTYHSGKVSIATTGNLTNLGLSQDNSRSSISYGGITTEKANYGKSGKLEFDVQTFMNRMGSDNDGMANLMSSMMSKLDDFLGNMVDSTQVSVGNEAVVKGRISGRIKSIDDQIKTIDKRISDFEVRLKIMQQSYYNQFVAMEKTISRMNQQLSWLAGIVAQLNGMGRS
- a CDS encoding MBL fold metallo-hydrolase, whose amino-acid sequence is MHQIRSSGGIFFRYGGFAGVLDPGPGSLHQICRAVPELDPTELDGVIISHRHLDHCGDANAVVEAMVGGGFNERGSIFLPKDALSDEPVVFGYLRRKVGRRVLLEDGGSYPLGEGQTLRALGLKHHGVTTFGFVLSGRGLRSVGIVSDTSLVPQVFQIARSCQVMVVNVTLERRRPNLDHLSLEDLKELLSEIPVPLVLLTHMGRGVLRLGPDAVASMFNHLSSRVICGEDGMVVDLDSLEVAMMDPREPREGSHSWNQRFQDL
- a CDS encoding NAD(P)-dependent malic enzyme; its protein translation is MTVDKVRALEIHRRAKGKIKIYPTVNIRNQEDLALAYVPGSVHPAMAIAEDPSCSFDYTGRGNRVAVVTDGSAVLGLGDVGPAAALPVMEGKCLLFKLFGDINAFPMCLDTNDPDEVVHCVRLMAPTLGGVNVEDISSPNTFTVVRKLRSTLDIPVLCDDQHGTSVLMLAALKNSLKLVEKRLEDVRIVIIGAGAAGVATVELLLAAGARNVVCLNSSGVLGEENPRMDHIQAELAQRTNPEGIRGGIAEALKGADVMIGLSRGGLVSPNHVASMSKGAVVFAMALPDPEISYEEAVSAGAAVVATGSVEHPNPLLNLQAFPGIMRGALDVRATAISDSMLIAAADALASVTEDHELSPQNVLADPFCDETAPRVAEAVAQAAIREGLASNILPPGQVYNETWQRIYGGSLMRI
- the selD gene encoding selenide, water dikinase SelD, producing the protein MRLTERAKTSGUAAKIGPAELDTILRGLPSRRDPNLLSGWDNGEDAALWRIGEGRLAILTVDFITPIVDDPLTFGEIAAANSLSDVFAMGGSPKVALNLVAFPTSCEPLEVLSQILEGGARKVMEAGACLAGGHSVQDEEPKYGLSVYGEVDEGGLWRVTGAREGDSLILTKPVGSGIITTASKGGVAEGDWLDQAVQWMRMLNNVPGRMDRSLLGNVRAATDVTGFGLLGHCMDMLSHRELDLVIHHDQVPFIDGAFQMASMGMVPAGAYSNRGHVEHRVLMSPNVPLAVQDILFDPQTSGGLLLAVAPGSEKEVLSQLWELGFHRAATVGRFIKGEGKVLVE
- a CDS encoding biotin--[acetyl-CoA-carboxylase] ligase, encoding MGEHVRLDNRVMALKMLFDNLGKLTPSSAIAGELGVTRQGISKMVGILRDEGIPISSVPHKGYVLEGPPGEDRFSPSWAEMLLWDCPLGHPILHFERIESTQNPVKDLAQKGHPEGVTAVADRQTMGRGRRDRRWESPEGGLYASVLLRPPILPGHVQMVNLACAMAMGDAIEARCGIKVDIKWPNDLLVGGRKLCGMLSEGAVEADRVHHIVAGIGVNIKGSPTIQDSPQDVTSIAEEGGTLVARHDLLAFFLRSLKHHIGILCEDRKAFINSYRGRCSTLGRRIVVSSDSGTLEGVAEDVEDEGSLLIRTSTGLLRFSAGDVRHVRPIKGGEGE
- the prfB gene encoding peptide chain release factor 2 (programmed frameshift), encoding MVVLPVSTVMGNLRSRMCELRDSLDLEGLDRKIGELMERVSSDGFWEREDSTEVARELSQLQQRRESFSALEREMEDLETLAELLQAGEDEDLSREFYDRAAEMERRLERTQVLTLLDEEYDRSDAIVGIHAGAGGLDSQDWAEMLYRMYVRWAERNGFKVRVLDELPDQEAGIKSVTFQVSGEYAYGYLKGERGVHRLVRISPFDAAKRRHTSFASVEVMPVLPDDVEIEIRPEDIKMDTFRASGAGGQYVNMTDSAVRITHIPTGIVVSCQVERSQHMNRATALQMLKSKLFERQLRERQEQLEAIQGEKRAISWGSQIRSYTLQPFQLVKDHRSGCEIGNVQAVLDGDLDDLMMAYLKFYKTGRLWRDSDS